A single window of Oncorhynchus keta strain PuntledgeMale-10-30-2019 chromosome 34, Oket_V2, whole genome shotgun sequence DNA harbors:
- the LOC127914892 gene encoding neurofilament heavy polypeptide-like, translated as MGIRHQSSGRHGDQASVQRASWAPDRSQADLAEPASGSDAASSVNQLKERQWVENLLKGQLDSKKKNVEEMEAEVKKLTEEEGKKKTEVEACQAEKKQKEEVLAPIQKEQSDIEVTFKTEKEAWTGEITTLKQQLEQRSKVCGFVKDSTDTAKLCPPKEGAAKAEAAPVKAEAAPVKAEAAPVKAEVAPVKAEAAPVKAEAAPLKAEAAPVKAEAALVKAEAAPVKAEAAPVKAEAAPVKAE; from the exons CCCCTGACAGAAGCCAAGCTGACCTTGCAGAACCTGCATCTGGATCAGATGCAGCAAGCTCAGTCAACCAACTCAAGGAGAGGCAGTGGGTGGAAAACCTGCTGAAGGGGCAGTTAGACTCGAAGAAGAAGAatgtggaggagatggaggcagaGGTGAAGAAACTGacggaagaggaggggaagaagaagaCTGAGGTCGAGGCCTGCCAGGCAGAGAAG AAACAAAAGGAGGAAGTACTTGCACCCATACAAAAGGAGCAGAGTGATATTGAAG TGACGTTCAAAACTGAAAAGGAGGCTTGGACTGGGGAGATCACCACACTCAAACAGCAGTTGGAGCAGAGGAGCAAAGTGTGTGGTTTTGTAAAGGACTCAACAGATACAGC GAAATTATGTCCACCCAAAGAAGGAGCAGCAAAAGCTGAAGCGGCCCCTGTAAAAGCTGAAGCGGCCCCTGTAAAAGCTGAAGCGGCCCCTGTAAAAGCTGAAGTGGCCCCTGTAAAAGCTGAAGCGGCCCCTGTAAAAGCTGAAGCTGCCCCTCTAAAAGCTGAAGCGGCCCCTGTAAAAGCTGAAGCGGCCCTTGTAAAAGCTGAAGCGGCCCCTGTAAAAGCTGAAGCGGCCCCTGTAAAAGCTGAAGCGGCCCCTGTAAAAGCTGAATAG